Below is a window of Cydia splendana chromosome 3, ilCydSple1.2, whole genome shotgun sequence DNA.
GGTTTAGGGCTTGTTTTGTATTGCCAACGCCCTGAACCTGGTGCCCGATTAAGTTTGAATTTATAGACGCTGGTGGATGCAACTGGAGTTACTTGTTCAACTGGTGTGGCTTGCACACGAGGCTTAAATCCACGTCTCGATTGATTATCGTTGTTTGAAGGTGTAACGATAGTCTTATGGCCGGAGTTACGATTGCTCTTTCTTCTGTTTGAGAATGATGGAGTGGCGGTTTcactaaaaacaaaaataataaaattcagTATATATAATTTCGTCGGGTGAcgagcaaaagtcactaagtaccaccacaagttcatagccatagtgaaccatatactaatataataaaagaaggtcgatttttgtttaaattttttttagtaattagtgccTTTTTCTTGTTTAGTAATTAgtgccgtttttttttttttttttttttttcttgtgaagcgctggtggcctagcggtaagagcgtgcgactttcaatccggaggtcgcgggttcaaaccccggctcgtaccaatgagtttttcggaacttatgtacgaaatatcatttgatatttgccagtcgcttttcggtgaaggaaaacatcgtgaggaaaccggactaattcccaataaggcctagtttcccttctgggttggaaggtcagatggcagtcgctttcgtaaaaactagtgcctacgtcaaatcatgggattagttgtcaagcggaccccaggctcccatgagccgtggcaaaaatgccgggataacgcgaggaagaagaagagtgcCTTTttcttgtcacctgacgatttgcAACCAGTCCTCAGAAGATGGGAGGCactaagttcgccttttgtacattaagtttttcttttgtacaataaagtttacataaataaataaatgtgacTATTTATTCAGaaaacattattaaaaatatttgaacctTTCTTGTGACTTTtgttaacattaaaaaaaaatactatttaattATCACTGAAAAATACATAATCACTCAAAAATGGCTGAACAGATTTGGATGAAACTTGGCACGCAGACAGTTATTAACATGTACTAAAACGGAAAACGGTATACTTGTTTTTAGTGTCCATGGAAAGTACAATTTTGTTAATTCGAATAACATCGAATTAATTGACACATCAGTAAATTAATTCGATGTTGTATGGTCCCAATTACATAGACTCTTTTTACGaaaaatttgataaaaaacATAGCCTGATCAGTTTTTTAAACTCTTAACATGTTTTGTCCCTATCTTACCTTTGAACACGTTGGGTGTGCGATGAATTACGGTTTTTGAATTTTTTGCTTGGTGCTGGAGAAGTGTCATGATTATCGTTATCCGAATTGCTTTGAGGGCGATGTCTGTTTTTAAATGAACTGCCATTAGATGTTTGCCTTCGAGGTTTACCAAAACTAGTTTCTTCATCACTGATTGACGGAGTTGGTTCTAAGTTATGTCTATTATGATTTTTAGGTAATGAAGGTCCGACCGTTTTCAAAATTCTGTGCGTTGGGCTTGGAGAAATTTTCGCTCTATGACCCGGGGATTGTAAAATTTTCGAATTGCTGTTTAAGACTTGAGCGTATTTCCCGGATATAAAGGTACCAATAACACTAGTCTCATGTACGGTAGTTACCCCATCCTTAACTATAGTCCCTCCGAGAGTTGTTACGAGGCCAAGTGGATGCTCGTCATCATCCGGAGGAAGAGCTGGCTGGTGCACTCTATGTTTAGAACCATGCTTTGGCTTTTGGCCGGGGACCTTGGATGGTCTTAAATTGATAACCTTGTATGTTTCTTCGACAAACTCTGATGGTTGGCGCGATAGGAAATCGTATTCCGGTTCACCGATGTTATTGTTTGTTATCAAAACGGCCGGTTCTTCCTCGGGGTTATCCGATTTAATTTCAACAACGCTGCTCACTTTTGACTTATATACAGCGGACTGTGGCGAATCATGTTGTACTTCAACTTTGCTACTCAATGTAACAGGTTTGTTTTTAGAAGCGTCAGGTTTGGGTTTTTTATTGCTAGACTGAGAATTTTTTGGGTTTTGGGGAGCCGGTTTTGATGCTACACTTTCTACAATTTTAGATGGACCAGCTACAACTTCAACTTTCGTTATTATCTGTTTCTGCTCTTTAGCGACAGATTTTGGACTGTTAGGTACTTTGTCTTCTTTTTTCGAGCTAACTACAGATACAGCGCTGGAAACAGCAGGAGGACCGGTGGGCTTATTAGTTTTGTCTTTATCCGCTATTTTGCTGGGCTTGATAGCTTCAGGTTTTACACTTGTAACTGATGGCGGCGGTGGTTTAGTTTCAATGATGTTTTCTTGAACAGATTTTTCGGTGCTTGGTGGTTCTGAAAGGAAAGAAAACACTGTTAATTTAATTACTTGATACGACTTTCGTGAAAGATTTTACTATTAACAGAAATCACTCGTGTAGGCAGTTAAAGGGATTTGTTTTTTTGTACGTTAAATCATTGGTAAACATTTTCCAAGTAttaaatctaataaaaaaaattaagttccaGGTTTACCCGTTGAAATATGAGGAATTGTATTCAAGACACATGTATGTAATGTAGTATGtaggtacaaaaaatatttctcGTCGAAATAGCATAGGGTTGTGAAAAATTCTATGACCTGGTGGCGGAGCTGACTGAGGCGAGAAGACCATGACAGTATTGCCTATTGTTGTCGTGAAGTCCAGAAAGCCGTAGACGGTCTGGGTGAGGTACTGTCCGGCTGCGGGCTGTGGGCTCGGCGGCTGAGGCGCTCCACCATCATAAACTGGTCCTTCGGCTAAAACTATACTACCTGAAATTCGAAAGTGATTTTGATTACTTAAATGTAATGCAAATGTAGTAATTTACTTAAACAGTTCAAATAAATAACCACTAGtggtaacaacgttttaatttcatggcagcgttgTTGAGTTAATGGAATCCGTAAAGTAAAATTCAGctgttattaattaaaattaataacctTTAAATGAACTTTAATTTTCCGTCTGCTTCAAAATTGGCACTTTACTTCAACTCGaccacgctgccatgaaattaaaacgatGTTACCGATCACTAAATTAATCACAtaacaattaattaaaataggtaTGCGTAGAACCTGTTATGTAGGCACACccttatttacatttaaaatgtaaaaaagcTTGAAACAAAGCACATAGATAAAGCAGAGAACCAGTCTCGGCATTACTTCAGAGCCATTTGTCGGCAAATGATCCGTAATAGTACCTTCATATGGCTTAAAAAAGGGTGTGAGCAAAACAAAGTCATTGGCGAGATACGAGTGTATCTAAACTAATGACGTGTTATGCCGTTTAGCGATGTATTAActtttgataaaaatatttgaggCACTCATAATGtttatataaaaatgttttttttgccTTGTTATTGTTTGTTTCCCCCTACGATTACGATTTCTGTAAGCCTTATGACGCTATTGACGGCATTGACGTGGTGTGATCTATTGATGTGACGTAACGTGACGACTCATGTctatttatacagggtgattcatgacacttcagcaggactaatcctgcatactcagtaactgataattgatcgatcaccgtcgtatttaggtttttttaacgTTTTGGTTAATacattaacgttaacctcactaatactgatacgaagcagttgcttataatttacggaatgcgcagtgttagtcctgctcacgtctcctgaatcaccctgtatattattcTCATTCTTTTAATGACACGTTCAGCACACTGTTAATATAAAAAGAGTTAGTATCATCAAATCAACGGTTAACTGTTAAACGTGTCAAGTACTCACAACGAAAACTGAAAAACTGTAACTGGACCAACAATTTGGTCATACAGAATCTCAATTTTAAAAGTCATCAAACTATGTTGgagggcacaggcctcctctcatgtggaagagggcttgggctatagtatGGGGTCCACATGGTCGGAATCCGCAATTCGCATTGGGTCTTGCTGGCCCAATGCGAattgcggattggggacttacctacacttttgaatttcttcgcaaatgtattcaggtttcctcacgatgttttcattCACCGAAAAGGTAAATATGTGTGTTACTTTGTTAGGTATATTCAAATTCATATAAGTACTTATGCAAGTAATAAAAATTATAGTTAAGAGTATAAGCTACCGAACTAGTATAGTCGTACCtatatttgtatttgaaattcCGTACGATTAGCTAAAGTTGTGCAAAGTAGGTACAACAATGTAGGAAAAACATACGGTAGtatagtaggtatatgtataaggTGTGTTTCCGAGGCCAAAAGGTAACAAATTCAACGGGGATTGTGACTGGAGCTCTTCCTTCCGGGCCATTTGCCAGCAAGTGGGCTGAGATAGTCTACGGATCGGGAACCTCAAGCGCCCTGATGTTTATACTTTCAATTACTTAACTCCAAACATTGTGTACCCACACACACTTGGAGCCGCGATAAGTGATACCATTTCGTGGAGTACGCCTGTTTAACCTGTATAACAATTACGCCGTTTAGAAAGACCTTCTTATCTCGGTACAAAGGCATACGTAAACGTAATCTAATGTAATTGAAGCCTAAGTAGGTACTCGTAGCTTGAGTAAAATATAAAAGTCTGTTAGACACTAACTTGCTAGGCATTTCGACTTTAATGTAAGTATGCGATTTACTTAGTTCAAAAGAGGACAACCTCGTGCAAGGGAGGCATGTGCCCAGCAATAATGGGATGGGAATTTCTTCAacctaatatacatatattaggtTGAAGAAATTGAGGTCACCGGAGACTGCTATAAAATTGACTCCTTGTGTTAGAATTGTTAGTAAGGGGTTTTTTGCATTACACGGAGGAAATTAATTTTCATGGGAACAAAACTAGTTAGATTGAGGTTTTAACACCTAGAAAAATATACCATACTTGTAAGACTGCGtttgttttatttcaaaatatatattttatatattcagccttttattaattttatataatatactCTTTAGTAACGCCACTTCCTAAGCAGTAAACGGTTCGATTCTCTTGATGAGACACATAACATATTTGTTCATGCATATTTATAGATTCGCCGTAATCTTTATTCGCCATTTTTATGAGCTTTGTTTTGTTTACTCTGCGGGGGGTGCTTGAAAGGATCGTAAAGGATTATAATTCGTTTATTCCGGATCTTGTTTTATTATGCCTAAACATacgtatatatattatttttaaacagaCATAATAAAAGTGAGAATGAACACTAGGCAAAACCTATCGGATTTATAGCAAAAATATATGTTAATTTTAAGTGATCGtctttgtaaataaaattcaatattCAAGTAATTAGCAGTCAAAACTCGAAAATAGTTCGGGTCAGATTTtaactaattgtgttttttactactttgttttgttttgtagtAAAGTAGGTAGTAGTAATAAATTACTGATTTGAGTTTATAGATTTTTCCAGACACGTAAGTGTGAGAAGATATTAcatacttgccaaatttcatagttctaggtcaacggaAAGTACTTACCTACCCTATACATTTTGGTTTTCATAGATATTCGACTAGATTAATTAGCTTTTTTCAGTAGACCGGCTGTCCCTTGTAGCCTAGTTTTGCAGGCTTACCTGCCCTTTAAACCTATCAGGAAATATACGTTGTATTGTATGAGATTTATTTTCGATTCATAAGTATTTAATAATCGAAATATTGTTACGCTTGAATAAGGATACTCGCAATCTGGGCCATGTGAAATGTTCCGTGAATTATCGTTTTAATTAACACGTTAGCGAGCGAATTTACAACATGTTTACCTACTGCAGTTTAATGGGTATCTTTtacatcattatcatcatcatattagcGCTTTATCGCTTTACTGCTAAACATAGGCCTCATACCGCCGGTGTGCAAGTGGCGTATTAGAATAgaacgccacttgtcccggtcctgagctaatctcatccagaatttttatttattattaagtgtCTTTTTAGGAAAGTTATGGCGACCCGAATCTTTTAACCAACACCGAGCCGAAAAATCGAACGAAGATTCggataaatttaaataacaaaggTCTTCATTCCGCTCACGCattcataatcatcatcatatcaaccctttatcgcccactgccgAACATAGGCCTCATACCGCCGCCGGCAAGTGGCGTATTAAaatagtacgccacttgtcccggtcctgagctaatctcatccagaattttacatttattattacTAGTAAGTGTCTATTTAGGAAAGTTATGGCGACCCGAATCTTTTAACCAACCCCGAGCCGATAAAAGCGAAAAAAGATTctgataaatttaaataacaaaggTCCCGCTCACGTATTGTCTTATGTTTGAATAAACATGTAAGGGCCACTAACACCATTCACTAAGTAACTGGAGTTGCAAtggttaccaatacaatttgacacagggtaacggtttaaccgcttaaccccgggttagtgggctGGTGCAAGTGACCCTAAGAGATTCAAATTAGGTATCAATCTATTTATTTAACACTTGCTTGTGTCGCATGTCGAATATACGAGTAGGTCAGTTTTCGCATGGTAATCTGACATAATTTGGCTCCGAGCTTTCAAATGTACGGATGGAAATCTAGCAGAAAGCATGAAACGGCATAAACAGGAAGTGAaacaacattttattaaataacatgAGAATTTAGATTGGAAACGTATCAGTCTCGGTGCCGCTTGCGCTTAAGAGTCCGCAGAAAGCTCGGGCGAATTTCACCTTCCTAacaaacggagtttcgttcttattttaaaactacgtgttggattgtaatgaaactgcacaaataataatgtcatgagtttgtaattagtttatatagctccggcttataaaacaaacgaaaaagagcaaaaataatattttgcatgtaaattaacttaaattcgctgtaatttttaattatagtatctgaagctacatcaACTAATTACAgccatagatataccttatcgtATTGTAAGTACAACGTTTTAGAGCAATCtagctagtcgttttaaaatgggagcgtaactacgtttgtacggagaaccgagcttgctgaGGAATCTTAACTTAACTCTTAACCACTCGCATGATAATGCGAGTGGTTAAGAGTTAAGTTAAGATAATAATagtattattgtaaaataagggtgacagctggcaACTACAGTTGCCAaaagcatgtgagtggttaaataaaaccaaatatataaaaaagcgctgcaataagtaatattttttttcatccaAATTCGTAGGTATATGTGTGCAGTATGTTGTTGCTGGTGAAGAGTGCCCACAatcgtcacgtccctcagccatgaggttACGACAAGGAAGAGAGAGGGAGAGAGATGTTTtaagaaaagtaaaaaatacttacataaatgAGCGCTCACGCCAAGAAGAATAATGAGTCTGGGATCCATGGCAATGACAATGACGTATCTCGGAGAAGACGATCAAAACAAATTCGCTTGTTTGTGATGTGATCTCATTTTGATACACTTTAACGTAACTTGTGGCGGtacctgaaacaaaaataagtgaaattattcaaattattaaatcaattatgtacttatattttgacggccggtctggtctagtgggtagtgaccctgcctatgaagccgatggtcccgggttcgaatcctggtatttgtatgatgatacagatatttgttcccgagtcatgattgatttttaaaagtcgctgaacaaatgttgtatgaggagtacagcctacagtttaattttttgctcatattataggccacacccggtatataacgttgtctgagtacccataacacaagctttcttaagcttaccgtggggcttagtcaatttgcgtaaaattgtcctataatatttatttattattatttatatatcaaaCGAATACGTAACCGTACCAAAGTTAAGGAATATAATCTCTAAAAAGACCCCTATTCAGCTAGTGATTTCTTATATCATAAAACGGTTATTATGGATATGACAGGTCAAATCCATATAAccgtttcataaaaaaaaactctacCTAGACTTCAATTTACCATTTTTATCCTGCTTATtctgtaaataaaattataaaactacTATCATTATAAAAATGTCTGGCAAATGTGAAAAAGCTAATATCTTCGTGACCTAAGAtgatgtatatttttatattaataacgCTTACTACTATTCAATACAGCAAATTTTGATCACATTATTTCAGGGCTACATTTATACGTATgtgcaataataaaaaaaacactttgttTGACCAAAAGCTGGCGAACGATAACGCAAATTCAATTCGTTTCCCAGCCGCAAAAATATACAAGTAGACGTGTTGAACAATAACAATTATAGAGGCAGTGAACAATTGGGCAAACATGTTAAATTTAAAATCGGTATCGGTTTTGTGCGATGGATTGTTTGCCCGCACAAATGGGAGAGACCGCGGACCGTTTTGCATATGGACTGATTATATTGTCCATTAAAGTGAATCTGATGGTAATGTACCTGTTCATTTTCTCGCATGGATAAATTAAAGAGTATTTTTTGCAACAGCGTATATAATACCTGGTATGTAGGCTTTAAGAACATTGTGCCACTGAACACCacataattagggcgagcgaagcgagccctatcactattcgacaaactatgcattcttgtggtacactttacggaaaaattATCGCACTGTGAGGCTTGAAATTTaccatagtaatttaaattaatgtctAGATGTgctatcaaacataaaaatataattttataaacctaaaaaattaaatta
It encodes the following:
- the LOC134806485 gene encoding uncharacterized protein LOC134806485 is translated as MDPRLIILLGVSAHLCSIVLAEGPVYDGGAPQPPSPQPAAGQYLTQTVYGFLDFTTTIGNTVMVFSPQSAPPPEPPSTEKSVQENIIETKPPPPSVTSVKPEAIKPSKIADKDKTNKPTGPPAVSSAVSVVSSKKEDKVPNSPKSVAKEQKQIITKVEVVAGPSKIVESVASKPAPQNPKNSQSSNKKPKPDASKNKPVTLSSKVEVQHDSPQSAVYKSKVSSVVEIKSDNPEEEPAVLITNNNIGEPEYDFLSRQPSEFVEETYKVINLRPSKVPGQKPKHGSKHRVHQPALPPDDDEHPLGLVTTLGGTIVKDGVTTVHETSVIGTFISGKYAQVLNSNSKILQSPGHRAKISPSPTHRILKTVGPSLPKNHNRHNLEPTPSISDEETSFGKPRRQTSNGSSFKNRHRPQSNSDNDNHDTSPAPSKKFKNRNSSHTQRVQSETATPSFSNRRKSNRNSGHKTIVTPSNNDNQSRRGFKPRVQATPVEQVTPVASTSVYKFKLNRAPGSGRWQYKTSPKPKVTIRKMNGDDEQTTPNSNPLLEDINSNDVSPQSRIDNDLELQGSQNGASSLLENDADDNSIEKPPPVETLKVEISTPADFKDVYYEIATIKSPYTFQVGRVKNTRIITVTSTIQKRIEPTAVINAPSALNEPLTENILATASPYGKDHNLDSSIATLPAITLSSDMETPPLETVTETFSTTQHMLKTHILPVVRDVNLTSSLTFIQTYQITRFVTATKTLPPMDYFQFIPSKTLKEFNSRLDEAGSELHLELDFGDSNEDEEGVPRRVFPPDLDLANIGSDFDLTEVDKYRVPDNHLRSKKAHGQNKGNHVTESPTPPTPALSPEQAQQLALLRLLNPAAAAQIPNVVTTSKPILTYETIYESHVIPFFDGKSTVHSTISRPVATVTKTEYEIGTSSLPALPLQPLNPLFPQQFSLTSTPVVMNTEVTATDSQVLKLTFGAKTVYTTLYTTKVVPTVLTSYVTSSLPVQPSAGYQGYFPAPFAPFPYVG